Proteins encoded by one window of Bradyrhizobium sp. B097:
- a CDS encoding NAD(P)-dependent alcohol dehydrogenase, which produces MKAAVLHEFDEKLTAKEFVKFEDVTDPKISRPMDVIVRIGGAGVCRTDLHIVEGIWRSKVDVKLPYIMGHENAGWVEAIGPGVEGVKVGDSVICHPLVTSGHCLACRRGNDMHALDSSFPGINANGGYAQYLLTGQRSLIKLPKSLAPKDVAPYTDAGLTAYRAAKKASRHLLPGEYVAVIGAGGLGHIGIQVLAALCAAEIVVIDRADQSLELAKKCGAHHVVKADGNEVEAVLALTGGRGAEAVIDFVGEGDAIAKGLSMTANGGYYYIVGYGGKIDIPTIDMITSEKTIVGNLVGTYAELVELMALADRGLVELHTKEYRLSQANDALHDLHHGRIHGRAVLVP; this is translated from the coding sequence ATGAAGGCTGCGGTGCTTCATGAGTTCGACGAGAAACTGACGGCCAAGGAGTTCGTCAAGTTCGAGGACGTGACTGATCCGAAGATCTCACGGCCGATGGACGTCATCGTCCGCATCGGCGGTGCGGGCGTTTGCCGTACCGACCTGCACATCGTCGAAGGCATCTGGCGTAGCAAGGTCGACGTCAAGCTTCCCTACATCATGGGGCACGAGAATGCGGGCTGGGTCGAGGCGATCGGGCCGGGGGTCGAGGGCGTCAAGGTCGGCGACAGCGTGATCTGCCATCCGCTGGTGACCAGCGGGCACTGTCTTGCATGCCGGCGCGGCAACGACATGCACGCGCTGGACAGTTCGTTTCCCGGCATCAATGCCAACGGCGGCTACGCGCAATATCTGCTGACGGGACAGCGCTCCCTCATCAAGCTGCCGAAGTCGCTGGCCCCGAAGGATGTCGCTCCATACACGGACGCCGGGCTGACCGCCTATCGCGCCGCGAAAAAAGCATCCCGTCATCTGCTGCCCGGCGAGTATGTCGCGGTGATCGGCGCCGGCGGATTGGGCCACATCGGTATCCAGGTTCTCGCAGCGCTGTGTGCGGCGGAAATCGTCGTGATCGATCGCGCGGACCAGTCGCTCGAGCTCGCCAAGAAGTGCGGCGCGCATCATGTCGTGAAGGCGGATGGCAACGAGGTCGAGGCCGTACTGGCGTTGACCGGCGGACGCGGCGCCGAGGCTGTGATCGACTTTGTCGGCGAGGGCGATGCGATCGCCAAGGGCCTGTCGATGACCGCGAACGGCGGCTACTACTACATCGTCGGCTATGGCGGGAAGATCGACATCCCGACCATCGACATGATCACGTCGGAAAAGACCATCGTCGGCAACCTGGTCGGCACTTACGCGGAGCTGGTCGAGCTGATGGCGCTCGCCGACCGCGGCCTCGTCGAGCTCCATACCAAGGAATACCGGCTCAGCCAGGCCAATGACGCGCTTCATGATCTGCATCATGGGCGCATCCACGGCCGCGCCGTCCTGGTTCCGTAG
- a CDS encoding aromatic/alkene/methane monooxygenase hydroxylase/oxygenase subunit alpha, translating to MTASLTLNKITAQKGISIAEAANRVADLGWTPSYVQEAMTFPTDYKISKTPRDPMKQVLRSYFPMQEEKDNRVYGALDAALRGDMFRNVEPRWVEWMKLFLAIIPFPEISAARSMAMVGRLAPGEELRTGFTMQMVDEFRHSTIQMNLKKWYMENYIDPAGFDITEAAFGKCYATTIGRQFAEGFLTGDAITAANVYLTVVAETAFTNTLFVAMPSEAARNGDYALPTVFLSVQSDESRHIGNGHSMLMAMINDPTNHQLLERDLKYAFWQNHAIVDAAIGTFIEYGTTNRDKNKESYAELWHRWIYEDYYRTYMLPLEKYGIKIHHDDVAAAWDRIVKKNYVHKTAQFFTVGWSVNFWRIEAQTEKDFEWFEHKYPGWYAEFGDFWKWHAKLSVPGETNILFNSEVGYAYPHRCWSCMVPCLIREDFVCDEVDGKIYTYCSEGCRWTHKVAFAAEYEGRATPAMGRFSGRREWEDCYHGWDVADAIKDLGFVRPDGKTMIAQPHLRFDTKDMWTLDHVRGHTLGSPLRGFRALSPAEREVATAEYRKGFKINPCN from the coding sequence ATGACTGCAAGTTTGACGCTGAACAAGATAACCGCGCAGAAGGGCATCAGCATCGCTGAAGCGGCCAACCGCGTCGCGGACCTCGGCTGGACGCCGAGCTACGTGCAGGAGGCGATGACCTTCCCGACCGACTACAAGATCTCGAAGACGCCGCGTGACCCGATGAAGCAGGTCCTGCGGTCGTACTTCCCGATGCAGGAGGAAAAGGACAACCGCGTCTACGGTGCGCTCGATGCGGCGTTGCGCGGCGACATGTTCCGTAACGTCGAGCCGCGATGGGTCGAGTGGATGAAGCTGTTCCTGGCGATCATCCCGTTCCCGGAGATCTCGGCGGCACGCTCGATGGCGATGGTCGGACGGCTCGCACCCGGCGAGGAACTGCGCACCGGTTTCACCATGCAGATGGTCGACGAGTTCCGCCACTCGACGATCCAGATGAACCTCAAGAAGTGGTACATGGAGAACTATATCGATCCTGCGGGGTTCGACATTACGGAAGCCGCGTTCGGCAAGTGTTACGCGACCACGATCGGCCGCCAGTTCGCCGAGGGCTTCCTGACCGGTGACGCCATCACCGCGGCGAACGTCTACCTGACCGTCGTCGCCGAAACGGCCTTCACCAATACCTTGTTCGTGGCGATGCCGTCGGAAGCCGCGCGCAACGGCGACTACGCGCTGCCGACCGTGTTTCTGTCGGTCCAGTCGGATGAATCCCGTCACATCGGCAACGGTCACTCGATGCTGATGGCCATGATCAACGATCCGACGAACCATCAGCTGCTCGAGCGCGACCTCAAATACGCCTTCTGGCAGAATCACGCGATCGTCGACGCCGCGATCGGGACATTCATCGAGTACGGCACGACCAACCGCGACAAGAACAAGGAGTCCTACGCCGAGCTCTGGCATCGCTGGATCTACGAGGACTACTACCGGACCTACATGCTGCCGCTTGAGAAGTACGGCATCAAGATCCATCACGACGACGTCGCCGCTGCCTGGGATCGCATCGTCAAGAAGAATTACGTCCACAAAACCGCGCAATTCTTCACGGTCGGCTGGTCGGTGAACTTCTGGCGCATCGAGGCCCAGACCGAAAAGGACTTCGAGTGGTTCGAGCACAAGTATCCGGGCTGGTACGCCGAATTCGGCGACTTCTGGAAGTGGCACGCCAAGCTCAGCGTGCCCGGCGAGACCAACATCCTCTTCAACAGCGAGGTGGGCTATGCGTACCCGCACCGGTGCTGGAGCTGCATGGTGCCGTGCCTGATCCGCGAGGACTTCGTCTGCGACGAGGTCGACGGCAAGATCTATACCTACTGCTCCGAAGGTTGCCGCTGGACCCACAAGGTGGCGTTCGCCGCCGAATATGAGGGCCGGGCGACGCCGGCGATGGGCCGCTTCAGCGGTCGTCGTGAATGGGAAGACTGCTATCACGGCTGGGATGTCGCCGACGCGATCAAGGATCTCGGCTTTGTCCGACCCGACGGCAAGACCATGATCGCACAGCCGCATCTGCGCTTCGACACCAAGGACATGTGGACGCTCGATCACGTGCGCGGACACACGCTTGGCAGCCCGTTGCGCGGTTTCAGGGCGCT